The Rufibacter sp. DG15C region ATTGACGGGCATTTCAATGTGGTGGGCTATTCCTTTGGTTAAGATGTTGCTGCTTAAGGCGTCCTTCCAGCTAGAAATCACCTCGTTCTGCTCAATCTTGTCAAAGGCCATGGCTATGGCTTCTTTGTATGGGATGAGTTGGATGCCTAACTCTGAGGCTAGGTTATTGGGGGCACTGACCATTTCCACTTTCATGCTGTCCACCAGATTTCGGGCCAAGGGATAAGACGTGGCGGTTACAAAATAAAGCCAGTAGGAAGACAACCTGGGCGTCATGACCGGGACAATGAAGATACTGCGCTTGAGTCCCCGTACCTGCGCAAATTGCAGCAACATTTGTTTGTAGGTCAAAATATCAGGTCCGCCAATGTCAAAACTCTGGTGAAAAGTGGAGGGCCGAACCAAGACTCCCGCCAGAAACTCAATCACATTTCTGATGGCGATGGGCTGACAAAGGGTGTTTAACCATTTGGGAGCAATCATGACCGGCAGTTTCTCTACCAGATCTCTGATAATCTCAAAGGACGCGCTGCCTGAGCCCACAATGATCCCCGCCCGCAACGTAGTCAAGGGAATCTGGCTGGTGGCTAGAATCTCTTCCACCTGCTGCCTGGATTTTAGATGCTTGGACAGGTGTCTCTCATTCACGATGCCACTTAAGTAAATGATGTGCTGCGCGTTGGTAGATGTAAAGGCATCCACAAAGTTTTGAGCAGCAGTGGCTTCCATAGTAGAAAAATCTCCTGTGCTGGTGGCCATAGAATGGATGAGGTAATAGGCTGCCTCAATGTCAGGAGGAATGGCTGACAAGGTCTCTTTCTTCAGGAAATCTACTTCAATGACGGTAAGGGCGGTGGCTGGATACTGCTCTGCCTCAAAGCGTTGTTTGTCCCGTACGCAGCACACCACCTCTTGCCCAGCCTCCAGAAGGACAGGTAACAATCTTCTGGCAATATAACCGGTGGCTCCTGTTAAGAGAATCTTCATGCGTGTTTAGGCTGCGACCGAACATAGTGTCGATCCAGAAAAAGACCTACACATTCTACGCTGGAAGAACAGTCTCAGGTGGTTTTTGTTGCGGGGCGCTTCGTTCTAACAAGTAGAATAGTCTCGTCTTCTGCTAGGTGAGCGGAGAGGTGAATGCGCTTTTGACCTATTTTCTGGAAATCAGGGCAAAAACGTATTTCAAAAGCGAAATATGAATTGCCCCAACATGGGCGAAAAATCTAGCAGGAAATTATGCAAAGGAAGGAACTATCCCACTAGCAGGTTACACCCTCTAATGTCTGAATTGTCAAAACGGCCTAAGATTTCAAAGGAGCCGTCTGCGTAGAGTTTGCCCAGGTCTTTGGTTTCAAGGAAGGCGCAGGAGTCCACGTTGGCCAGGTCTATCACATTTATACCGCCCGAGGCAGGACCAAGAGACACCGCAAACGGGTCATTCACATCCCGCACCAGCACCCGTAAGGTCATGGATGGTTGAAAAATCCCCTGTCCTTTGGAGTAGGCCTGCGAAAGTAGTTCGGTCATGCCGTATTCAGAGTGGATGGCCTCAACCCCAAAGGCGGCCATTAAAACTTGGTGCAGTTCTTCCCGCACCATTTCCCGGCGCCGGCCTTTCATGCCGCCCGTCTCAAAGATGGTGAGCCCCGCGAATTCCCCAATGGTTACTTCTTCGGCTAAATCTAGAAGCGCATAGGTCACGCCAAACAGATAGATGTCCTTATTAGCCGTTTTAGCTTTAGAAATGGCTTGCCGCAATTCTTGGTGGTTTTGCAAATAAAACCCTTCTTCCTGTTGCCCTGTGGCTTTTATGAAATGGTCAATCATCATGACCAAAGAAGAATCGCCTTGTTCCAGGTAAGAGGGTAATAGGGCTAGGACCACGGCACCTTTTAACGGACCGTAGGTTTCTTCAAATAAGGATTGGGCGTGCTGGCAATAGAAAAAAGGGTCTTCTACCAGGTGCCTGCTGCGTTGTTGCAAAGTGGTACCGCTACTTAGGAAGGTGGCCTTAGGAGTGAAAATATGCGATACTACCGTATGAGTCTTAAAGAACTCTATGGGCAGAAAGGGAATTTGCTCCAGGCTTTCTACTTGCTGAGAGTCTCGGTTTAGAAAGTTCAGGAATTCTGCATACACCAGGTTCTCTTTGGCCTGGAACTGAAACAACTCTAAAGCCGCGGCCTCAAAGTTGTCTGGCGTAAGGGAAGAAATACGGGATTTAAACTCAGAAATGAAAGCCATGGCAGGCATTAAAATTACTACAACAAAGTACGCAACTAAGCGTTAGGAAATCTAACTAAGGTGTT contains the following coding sequences:
- a CDS encoding acyl transferase; translation: MAFISEFKSRISSLTPDNFEAAALELFQFQAKENLVYAEFLNFLNRDSQQVESLEQIPFLPIEFFKTHTVVSHIFTPKATFLSSGTTLQQRSRHLVEDPFFYCQHAQSLFEETYGPLKGAVVLALLPSYLEQGDSSLVMMIDHFIKATGQQEEGFYLQNHQELRQAISKAKTANKDIYLFGVTYALLDLAEEVTIGEFAGLTIFETGGMKGRRREMVREELHQVLMAAFGVEAIHSEYGMTELLSQAYSKGQGIFQPSMTLRVLVRDVNDPFAVSLGPASGGINVIDLANVDSCAFLETKDLGKLYADGSFEILGRFDNSDIRGCNLLVG
- a CDS encoding SDR family oxidoreductase; its protein translation is MKILLTGATGYIARRLLPVLLEAGQEVVCCVRDKQRFEAEQYPATALTVIEVDFLKKETLSAIPPDIEAAYYLIHSMATSTGDFSTMEATAAQNFVDAFTSTNAQHIIYLSGIVNERHLSKHLKSRQQVEEILATSQIPLTTLRAGIIVGSGSASFEIIRDLVEKLPVMIAPKWLNTLCQPIAIRNVIEFLAGVLVRPSTFHQSFDIGGPDILTYKQMLLQFAQVRGLKRSIFIVPVMTPRLSSYWLYFVTATSYPLARNLVDSMKVEMVSAPNNLASELGIQLIPYKEAIAMAFDKIEQNEVISSWKDALSSNILTKGIAHHIEMPVNGCYKDVQRVQVQDPDQALQKIWAIGGTNGWYYGNWLWVIRGLLDKLVGGVGLRRGRKSPTKIQAGDSLDFWRVLLASKKQKRLLLYAEMKLPGEAWLEFKINDHTLEQTATFRPLGLWGRLYWYAVLPFHGFIFKGMINQIAKVEPAGISAKD